The stretch of DNA AGACCTAGCTCAACTGGTTATTATCAGAACTGGATGCGCAATGCGGCAATGACATTATCGATGCCGAGATGGTTATGAGAATTATGTTGAGGGTAATGGTGGCGATGATACTATTATGGTGGTGCGGACAATGACCAGATTCAGTGGAGACTTGCCCAAGCACATCACGGAAAAGACACTGTCCATGGCGGTGCCGGTGTAGACACCATTCCGGTGATGCAATGACGATCAGCTTTTGCGACGAGGGAGCAGACTTTATAGATGGTGGCGACAGCAGTGTTGATGGCTGTATCACGGTAGTGCCGCTGATGAAATTTATGGTGGCGATGGTGGCGATACAATCGCGTTGGTAACGGCGCGCAGACGACGATAAGGACGTGCATGGTGGCGACGATAACGACATCATCACAGTGAGCGATGGTATTGGCAGAGCAGCACGGTAACGATGTTGTCTTTGAGACGCAGGCAAATGAGTTACGCTTACGGGCCAAGGTGGGGGAGGATAAGCTTTTTTGGTGACACAGGTAAGGTGGGGATACTCTTTTTAGGAGGAGCTTGATAATGATCACGGCGGTGGGGCTGGGGACGACGATCTTTGGCAAGAAGGTGACGATATTATTAGCGCCAGGTGCTGGGTTTGGATTATCTAGAGGGTGGCGCTGGGGAATGACCAATGTTATGTTTTTTCTCACGGCGATTATGCAACATGGCAAGATGTATCTGCTGACGACCAACATTGGTTTTAATGGAGTCTCTGCCCATTTCTGGGATAAAATACAAGGTGAGTGACAATACGGTTATCGGTCATATTGGTGAAATTTACAAGACTATGTTGTTTTCACTGAATAGCCCTTTTCTGTCAAATGTCATCTTGAGCTGGCAGCAGGAGACACAATTTCTAACGGGAGAGAGTTTTCGCAGACGGACTTTGATAGTCTGTATGTCAATACCTACTGATATTATTGTTACTTGGGCTCGGTGACGGTAGATGACATTAATCATTTGGTCAGGATAATGATTTAGCTACGTGTTAATAGCAGACCGATATCTAAATGGGGTTGTTTGAAAACCATTAATATTGACGGGTACACTCTGATACGAATCTTATATATGCTTATTTCACTGGATGATAGTGTGACATAAATAGCCTCACCGGACGTGGTAGCCAAGAGTTTGCATTTGATCGATTGGTTTCAACAGTGTAGGAGCAAGAATATCTGGGATCAGTTTTAACGGCGGTACATATACCCTGAAGAGTCGGTCATTTCGTACGGATTTAATAGCAACTCGAATCAACACACGGTTCGGCTGCAAACAATTTAACTGGGACACACAACAGATTTATGGCGGTGGAGGATGAGATAGATTAGGCAGGCTCCGGGAGGAAGTGATTATTTGTGGGCGGTGGTGCGGGAACGATTATCTAAACGGTGGGCCTGGGTCGTATAGTCTATATACGTGGAGAGTGATGGGAAATGATCAATTAATAGGTGGCGGGTGAATGGGATTAGATGGCAGTAATGGAAATGATTTGAAGTCAATCCTATGCAGTTGGGTTGAGAGGTGGAGAGGGTGAAGGATAGATAAGGTTATTAACGTACAATTTCGTATATGCAAGAGATGATGGTGGTCAAGATATTCATTTCGAAAAGCTTGCCATAGAGGATATGTATTTCTCGAAAGGTGTTAACGGAGGCACGATGATTCTAATATCAATGCGAATAATATGTATGTCGAAGATGTATATATGAATTCAATGGTGAGAATAACAGTAATTGAAACGTTCGTCACAAAGGGCAAATGGAAATACCTTTTACGGGATATTCTAAATCAAATTGAAACCAACACTGTCCCTACATTAGAGGGTTATAATCCCAAATTTTGAAGTTAACTTGGACAACTGAAACGTATCGTTTCAGCTTGCGAACGGAACGATTGTTGATCACGACGCTAAAGGGGATCCACTGAGGTAGTATTCAATTGAAGCATTAGGTGTTGGTTAATATGGTTGCCTGGAATATTGATCCTTTGTTGGAGCAAGCATTCGAAAGTGCACCACACCTCTTGAGGTGGGTAATATCCTATTTTACCTAAGGCTTCTGGAGCACAGGGTTTGAGCGTAAGGCAAGGCATTTTTTTCTATTGGATATTGGGGTAAAAGTGATCGTCCAGAAATAGATCCTCGAGTTGAGTTTAAAGATCAGGGTTGTGAGCTCTGAGAGGTGAGCGATTTAAGATTCCCTATGACAATTGATATCGTATCAAGGTTGGTCTGGCAGCAAAGCCTGAAATCTGGTATTATTGATTTTCCTTTACTGCTCGCAGATTTAATGAAATTGTCTCCATCAGATGACTTCAGGGGAGTTGAAGAGGAGAGGCTTAAGCAGAGGTATATAAATTACGATCCAGAAAACAAAAAACCTTATACGGTACGCTTAATGACACCCATTCTGGGCAAGGCAAAATTTTACTACTATTGATATTTATCTATACCAATGAAACTTGGGTTTGGAGCAATCAGGGTAGGGAGAGTGAGGGCTAGTTCACCCAATAGCGTCACATCTGGACTAATCCGAAGTTAGAAGAAATTTATGGAGTGGTTGTATTGTAGTTTTCTCTGTTGCTCCGCATGCAACGTACGTTACAAGGGAATAATGTTATGCGATTTATATCGAAAGTTACAATAGAACTTTATATTCCGCAGGCACCTTGTTATTGGAGTATTGCTACAAAAAACGGTAGTGTGATTTATGACAAGCAATTGTAAGGATATTCGGTCATAAGCACCAAAGAGGACTTTTATGGGACAACTCTGATTTATACAATGAGTGGGATGGCAAGGATTTGGCGAGAAGAGCAGAGAGTTGTCGTCTTGTCTCTTCCGAAATAATAATAACTGCAAATGATGATACTTTTGTTGCCCTGGATTGATATAGCGAATTAGTTATAGCCTTCTCAGAATTGATAGGAAATGATGTAGACTCTGAAGGCGATACTTTGCGGGTTGTATCTTTAGGAAACATAGCCAATGGGCAGGCGATTTTAAATATACAAGCGGAGACGGTTACATTTATACCCGACGCTAGTTATGTTGGTGAAGCGACGTTTGAGTATTTCGTATCTGGGGGGGCTGACATTGCACTTGGAAAGGCAAATATCAATGTTGGGCCGACCAGTAACACTGCACCTTTAGCTGTTGACGATGAGGTGGTTACTATTGAGGACGCCTCAGTAGTAGTTAACGTGATCAATTTGCTAGCTAACGATTCTGATGTTGAAGGTGATAGCCTAAGTATTTTCAGCGTTCTGAATGCTGTTAATGGGGGGGTTGTATTTGATGCGCAATTAGGAGAAATCACCTTTACCCCCAACGCAAATTACCATGGCCCTGCTTCCTTTGATTATGAAGTGTCAGATGGTACTGGCTCCTCTTTCGCAACAGTAAATATTACCGTCAATTCGGTTAACGACGCCCCCACCCCAAATTGGGATAAGCTAAATTGGTCTGGTGCTTCCGAAGGAGCCATTTTTAACGTTAACGTTTTCCTAGAAAATGATTTTGATACGGAAGGTGATTCCATTGCCTTTGTTGGGGTAAGCAATGGACAGAATGTTAATATGGAGGTTTTCGAAGAGGGACAGAATACCTATGTAGAAATAGACCTGCTGGGATTGGGTGCGTCTTTTGACTACACGGTTTCTGATGGCGTGGATACCTCGACAGCAACTGTCTATCTGAACCCGCAATGGTTGGCGCAAAAAGATGTTGTCGTTGCCGATCAGGATACTCCGCTTGTCATTGATGGGAGTATTCTTTTGGCGAATGACCATCCGGCTTATCCAGGGCTGAGTATCACGGATGTCCGCTTGCCCCAACATGGCGCTGCGTCATTAACTGCCGAGGGCGTGTTATTTGAGCCGGAACCGGGTTACTCGGGGCTCGCTTCATTTGAATATATTGTTTCCGATGGCGTGCTTTCAGATTATGAAACAGTAACCGTTATGGTGCTGCCAGTTAACAATATTAATGATGCGCCTATGGTGCTTCCACCTTCTGCGTTAACTCTCGATATGACGCCACTAGGGGAAGTTGATGAAGCAGTATTGATCGATAGTATTGATATCATTAACCAGTATGTTGTTGACCCGGAGGGTGACCCGCTTGCTATTGCTAGTGTCAGTGCTTCGCCCGCAGGCACCACGGTTAGTGTCAATCAAAATACCGGCGTCATCACATATCAGGCGAATGGTGCGGCACTTTATAATTTGAGCCAGGGCTTTGAGTTTACTGTGTCCGATGGTGAGTATGAGTCCAAAGGCAAGTATTTTTTCAACTTGGCGCCGTATGCTATTGAGAGCGGAACATCGAGTCCCATTGTGTTTTTTGAGGATAGCTTTACTGTTGCTGAGGATGAGTCGCTATCGATTAGCGTTGAGGAGCTGCTCGGAAATGATACCCATTTGGAGGGCCGACATATTGAGATTAGCGGTGTTTCAAATGCCCAAAATGGGGTGGTAACGCTAGACCAATCCTCTGGGATGGTAATTTTTACACCCGGTGCGGATTACAACGGAGATGCTTCATTTGAATATACAGTTTCTGATGGATTAGGCACGAAGAGTAATATTGTTTCCGTTGATATCGCGGCGCGTAACGATGCGCCAAAAGCACAAGACGATCAGGTTTTTGCCAATCAAACTAATGGTGTGATTGAAATCAGTACCTCAGATTTGCTAGCCAATGATATGGATGTCGATGGTGATACGTTAAGTGTTTTGAGCGTATTAAACGCAGTAAATGGCAGTGTTGCTTTGGATAGCCAGACGAAAGTTATTACCTTTACGCCTAATATTAATTTCACCGGAACCAGTTCTTTTGATTACCTTGTCGGTGATGCTCAAGGCGCTGATGTTATCGCATCAGTTTCTATTGTTCCAGCAGCTATTTTTAGCGATAACTTTGAAGCGGATAATGGCTGGATCATTAACCCAAATGTGACTGATACAGCGACGCGCGGCCAGTGGGAAATGGGTCATCCTGAACCGATCTCCTATGATGGAAAGCTATCACAGCTTGGTTTTGTCGGCAGTGGTGACTTT from Pseudomonadales bacterium encodes:
- a CDS encoding tandem-95 repeat protein produces the protein MRVVSLGNIANGQAILNIQAETVTFIPDASYVGEATFEYFVSGGADIALGKANINVGPTSNTAPLAVDDEVVTIEDASVVVNVINLLANDSDVEGDSLSIFSVLNAVNGGVVFDAQLGEITFTPNANYHGPASFDYEVSDGTGSSFATVNITVNSVNDAPTPNWDKLNWSGASEGAIFNVNVFLENDFDTEGDSIAFVGVSNGQNVNMEVFEEGQNTYVEIDLLGLGASFDYTVSDGVDTSTATVYLNPQWLAQKDVVVADQDTPLVIDGSILLANDHPAYPGLSITDVRLPQHGAASLTAEGVLFEPEPGYSGLASFEYIVSDGVLSDYETVTVMVLPVNNINDAPMVLPPSALTLDMTPLGEVDEAVLIDSIDIINQYVVDPEGDPLAIASVSASPAGTTVSVNQNTGVITYQANGAALYNLSQGFEFTVSDGEYESKGKYFFNLAPYAIESGTSSPIVFFEDSFTVAEDESLSISVEELLGNDTHLEGRHIEISGVSNAQNGVVTLDQSSGMVIFTPGADYNGDASFEYTVSDGLGTKSNIVSVDIAARNDAPKAQDDQVFANQTNGVIEISTSDLLANDMDVDGDTLSVLSVLNAVNGSVALDSQTKVITFTPNINFTGTSSFDYLVGDAQGADVIASVSIVPAAIFSDNFEADNGWIINPNVTDTATRGQWEMGHPEPISYDGKLSQLGFVGSGDFALITGTQAGAHAGDYDLDGGVTSIISPEIQLPEVALNEVINLSFSHYQTHLYNASSGDFLRVTVQGESESQVIFEKTGADFLASANAAWEQFSSSLNAFAGKTISILIEASDHGSESYVEAGIDDIHIEKLTANTVFEDAFEADLGWVVNPDSTDNATGGQWERGAPEMTQFNSVTMQLGAAASGLNALITGLEAGYSAGSNDIDLGTSIRSQLISLPEVSGTASLGVSFNYYFSQYSNATSADYFRITAVSDTKSKILFEQRGNSDQIPAKWHSVQSFHGLDEFSGEDIYLLVEAADNAGGQLLEAGLDDLKITRWEGSVKPSIMVDSTNPSESTFGGTITLIGSAWDNQGRDISQQIEWVSDKSGVVGSGATVDLNGLYLGTHNIAVRVIDAEGYLSVENVEFTLNAPAGALVGSETNETIYGGYGSDLFLSGGGNDLLYGQAGDDRFVVDNSYAGYSVYNGGDGFDSITGGLSDDRIELRYFSPTHSVERIDGGQGINTIKGYYATGNYLTLDFSATELLNIDEIQGTPGIDSITGSSSNDELRAFEGFDTLSGGSGSDTYHFSSGDGSDTIKNYAADAEIAVDRLLFEDFDRDELWLHQQGDDLVVNHIGSDDRVYIEDWFLSAEHQLDEIYAGDQILLASQVDQLVQAMATISGGEPANIENLTAQHQEDLSTALAVAWQ